The following proteins are encoded in a genomic region of Cricetulus griseus strain 17A/GY chromosome 7, alternate assembly CriGri-PICRH-1.0, whole genome shotgun sequence:
- the Supt4h1 gene encoding transcription elongation factor SPT4 produces MALETVPKDLRHLRACLLCSLVKTIDQFEYDGCDNCEAYLQMKGNREMVYDCTSSSFDGIIAMMSPEDSWVSKWQRVSNFKPGVYAVSVTGRLPQGIVRELKSRGVAYKSRDTAIKT; encoded by the exons ATGGCCCTGGAGACGGTGCCGAAGGACCTGCGGCATCTGCGGGCGTGTCTGCTGTGTTCGTTAGTCAAG actATAGACCAGTTTGAATATGATGGGTGTGACAATTGCGAAGCATACCTACAAATGAAGGGCAACAGAGAGATGGTGTATGACTGCACCAGCTCTTCCTTTGACGG AATCATTGCAATGATGAGTCCAGAAGACAGCTGGGTCTCCAAGTGGCAGCGAGTCA gtAACTTTAAGCCAGGTGTATATGCTGTGTCAGTCACTGGTCGCCTGCCCCAAG GAATTGTTCGGGAGCTGAAAAGTCGAGGAGTGGCCTACAAATCCAGAGACACAGCAATAAAGACCTAG